In Cercospora beticola chromosome 3, complete sequence, the following proteins share a genomic window:
- the YHM2 gene encoding Mitochondrial DNA replication protein yhm2 (BUSCO:EOG09263HD8), which produces MSQAATTPPGGQKLEKKPVKFSNLLLGSGLNLFEVTTLGQPLEVMKTTMAANRQDGMAGSVARIWGRGGFFGFYQGLIPWAWIEASTKGAVLLFVASEAEYYAKTLGASNFVAGISGGMTGGLAQAYATMGFCTCMKTVEMTKHKAAASGVKPPGTMETFMAIYRAEGIRGINKGVNAVAVRQVTNWGSRFGLSRVAENGIRSVTGKTDTSQKLSAPERILASALGGGLSAWNQPIEVIRVEMQSKKEDPNRPKKMTVANTFRYIYGTSGLKGLYRGVAPRIGLGIWQTVCMVALGDIAKEMVEKATGEAVTAKH; this is translated from the exons ATGTCTCAAGCCGCCACGACACCGCCAGGCGGGCAGAAGCTCGAAAAGAAGCCGGTCAAGTTCAGCAACTTGCTGCTGGGCTCCGGGCTGAACTTGTTCGAGGTGACAACGCTCGGGCAGCCTTTGGAGGTGATGAAGACCACCATGGCCGCCAACCGACAGGACGGCATGGCAGGGTCGGTCGCGAGGATCTGGGGTCGTGGTGGTTTCTTCGGCT TCTACCAAGGTCTGATCCCGTGGGCATGGATCGAAGCCTCCACGAAAGGAGCTGTGCTCCTCTTCGTGGCCTCCGAAGCCGAGTACTACGCAAAGACGCTCGGCGCGAGCAACTTCGTGGCTGGTATCTCTGGAGGCATGACGGGCGGTCTCGCGCAAGCGTACGCAACTATGGGTTTCTGCACTTGCATGAAGACGGTGGAGATGACAAAACACAAGGCCGCGGCCAGCGGTGTGAAGCCACCGGGAACCATGGAGACCTTCATGGCTATCTACAGAGCTGAGGGCATTCGTGGTATCAACAAGGGTGTCAATGCTGTGGCAGTTCGACAAGTCACCAACTGGGGCTCACGATTCGGTCTCAGCAGAGTTGC TGAGAACGGTATCCGCAGCGTGACTGGCAAAACCGACACTTCACAGAAGCTTTCAGCGCCCGAACGTATTCTTGCATCTGCTCTCGGTGGTGGTCTCAGCGCTTGGAACCAGCCCATCGAGGTCATCCGTGTGGAAATGCAGTCAAAGAAGGAAGATCCAAACCgcccgaagaagatgacagtCGCCAACACTTTCAGATACATTTACGGCACTTCCGGTCTCAAGGGTCTGTACCGCGGTGTTGCGCCACGTATCGGTCTCGGTATCTGGCAAACCGTGTGCATGGTCGCCCTTGGTGACATTGCGAAGGAGATGGTTGAGAAAGCCACCGGTGAGGCAGTAACAGCCAAGCACTGA